From one Streptomyces sp. NBC_01478 genomic stretch:
- a CDS encoding carboxypeptidase-like regulatory domain-containing protein, translating into MKGREFGHHLGLPRALSGLPLSPLVASYGELVAAQHALGLRHVGEALLPPGAGGLSVLDGVYVPSGGRGRRRVDVAFLEDLARAPTPTAGIARLLAEAQRRDPQAVRRVVLYQLIGLLQDRPLKERPHVAAQLGVHAEEVGGLVAAARLRPLLDKRERQAAESLAGAWEQHRLHRIRTLLERLPHGTDDPALRSLRTESALRFAVVDGALLAARRAEQDRDAETAGAEYLRALREVADDRRALRGLVRAHRPRAGEPAALDAELGLDHVRLTWDETGSDGGWRLLCLHRDERGAPAVREVAARDEALVLGSAVRYAALPLRDGLVDGPPLVSHRLVLTPEVESLTLTDGPERIEGTWKRPPGATDVTVERTGPGATDGQLTLRSEGFTATGVPPGRHTVRVVCHYRSPGGQPVASPGVRATRTVHPWPSPVRTLTARPEDDAVRFAWTGAEEGDVRLVEWPGEVPAPGAELHTRDLPAGLGWPERDGALCPPPGLSVRVAAVAVLGERALAGPVVDVEVLRPVTGLAARRLPGGEAEVSLDWPGDTPHLRVSWDSGERSVTAHAYRRGGLRLAVGPRAVRVRVAAAPQVPGAVVVVPDAAEVLLPPDTAVGYQLVRAPRRLLGRGRPLLRVTLSAPEGEEQGDAPEFVCVARSGTLRPRSAADGTTLLRIPGTDLLRLGTVEQELPAAPCPAPYTLRGFLLGEHAASVRLEEPSPATLVVR; encoded by the coding sequence GTGAAGGGTCGGGAGTTCGGGCATCACTTGGGGCTGCCCCGGGCACTGTCCGGGCTGCCGCTGAGTCCCCTCGTGGCGTCCTACGGCGAGCTCGTCGCGGCCCAACACGCGCTCGGTCTACGGCATGTGGGCGAGGCGCTGCTGCCGCCCGGTGCCGGTGGGCTGAGCGTGCTCGACGGGGTGTACGTGCCGTCGGGCGGGCGCGGTCGTCGGCGCGTGGACGTCGCGTTCCTGGAGGATCTCGCCCGCGCCCCGACCCCGACCGCCGGCATCGCGCGACTGCTGGCCGAGGCGCAGCGGCGTGATCCGCAGGCGGTGCGCAGGGTCGTGCTCTATCAACTGATCGGACTGCTGCAGGACCGGCCGCTGAAAGAACGCCCGCATGTGGCCGCCCAGTTGGGAGTGCACGCCGAGGAGGTCGGCGGGCTCGTGGCGGCGGCCCGGCTGCGGCCCCTCCTCGACAAGCGCGAACGACAGGCCGCCGAGTCCCTCGCCGGGGCCTGGGAACAGCACCGGCTGCACCGGATCCGCACCCTGCTGGAACGGCTGCCGCACGGCACGGACGACCCGGCGCTGCGGTCGCTGCGGACCGAGTCGGCCCTGCGTTTCGCCGTGGTCGACGGGGCGCTGCTCGCGGCGCGGCGGGCCGAGCAGGACCGGGACGCGGAGACCGCCGGCGCGGAGTATCTGCGCGCGCTGCGTGAAGTCGCCGACGACCGGCGGGCGTTGCGCGGACTGGTGCGGGCGCATCGGCCGCGGGCCGGTGAGCCGGCCGCCCTGGATGCCGAACTCGGCCTGGATCATGTGCGGTTGACGTGGGACGAGACGGGCTCGGACGGTGGCTGGCGGCTGCTGTGTCTGCACCGCGACGAGCGGGGTGCGCCCGCGGTGCGTGAAGTGGCCGCGCGCGACGAGGCGTTGGTGCTCGGGAGCGCCGTCCGCTATGCCGCCCTCCCCCTGCGCGACGGGCTCGTGGACGGTCCGCCCCTCGTCTCGCACCGGCTGGTGCTCACCCCGGAGGTGGAATCGCTCACCCTGACGGACGGGCCGGAGCGGATCGAGGGCACCTGGAAGCGTCCGCCGGGCGCCACGGACGTGACGGTCGAGCGCACCGGGCCGGGCGCCACGGACGGGCAACTCACCCTCCGCTCGGAGGGGTTCACCGCCACAGGCGTCCCGCCCGGCCGCCACACCGTCCGGGTCGTCTGCCACTACCGCTCCCCCGGCGGACAGCCGGTCGCCTCCCCCGGTGTCCGCGCCACCCGCACCGTCCACCCCTGGCCCTCCCCCGTCCGCACCCTCACCGCCCGGCCCGAGGACGACGCCGTCCGGTTCGCCTGGACGGGCGCGGAGGAAGGGGACGTACGGCTGGTGGAGTGGCCCGGCGAGGTCCCGGCCCCCGGCGCCGAACTGCATACGCGGGACCTGCCGGCCGGGCTCGGCTGGCCGGAGCGGGACGGGGCGCTGTGTCCGCCGCCCGGTCTGAGTGTCCGGGTCGCCGCCGTCGCCGTCCTCGGGGAGCGGGCGCTGGCCGGTCCCGTCGTGGATGTCGAGGTGCTGCGGCCCGTGACCGGGCTCGCCGCGCGGCGGCTGCCGGGCGGGGAGGCGGAGGTCTCGTTGGACTGGCCCGGTGACACCCCTCATCTCAGGGTGAGTTGGGACTCCGGCGAGCGGAGCGTCACCGCGCACGCCTACCGGCGGGGCGGGCTGCGGCTGGCGGTGGGCCCGCGGGCCGTACGCGTCCGGGTCGCCGCCGCTCCCCAAGTGCCCGGCGCCGTCGTCGTCGTACCGGACGCGGCCGAGGTGCTGCTGCCGCCCGACACGGCCGTCGGGTATCAACTGGTGCGCGCGCCGCGCCGGTTGCTCGGTCGGGGGCGCCCGCTGCTGCGGGTCACCCTGTCCGCGCCGGAGGGCGAGGAGCAGGGCGACGCCCCCGAGTTCGTGTGCGTCGCGCGCAGTGGCACCCTCCGGCCGCGCAGCGCGGCCGACGGCACGACCCTGCTGCGCATCCCCGGCACCGATCTGCTCCGACTCGGCACGGTGGAGCAGGAGTTGCCGGCCGCGCCCTGCCCGGCGCCGTACACCTTGCGCGGCTTTCTGCTGGGCGAGCACGCGGCATCCGTACGACTCGAAGAACCCTCCCCCGCGACCCTGGTGGTGCGCTGA